The proteins below are encoded in one region of Gambusia affinis linkage group LG07, SWU_Gaff_1.0, whole genome shotgun sequence:
- the chchd4a gene encoding mitochondrial intermembrane space import and assembly protein 40, translating into MSYCKQEGKDRIIFVTKEDHETPSNAELIADDPDDPYEDQGLILPNGEINWNCPCLGGMASGPCGSQFKEAFSCFHYSQEEVKGSECIEQFRTMQECMQRYPDLYPQEEDKENPRQAESGGAPAADGSALLSENDSSSVASPDSASAAVG; encoded by the exons ATGTCGTACTGCAAGCAGGAAG GTAAGGACCGGATCATCTTCGTGACCAAAGAAGACCACGAGACTCCTAGCAACGCCGAGCTGATAGCAGATGACCCTGATGACCCTTATGAGGACCAGG GCCTGATTCTGCCCAATGGAGAAATAAACTGGAACTGCCCCTGCCTGGGCGGCATGGCCAGCGGGCCCTGCGGCTCTCAGTTCAAGGAGGCCTTTTCGTGCTTCCACTACAGCCAGGAGGAGGTGAAAGGCTCCGAGTGCATCGAGCAGTTCCGCACCATGCAGGAGTGCATGCAGAGGTACCCCGACCTCTATCCGCAggaggaagacaaagaaaacccTCGTCAAGCTGAATCGGGCGGCGCTCCTGCTGCCGACGGCTCTGCCTTATTGTCTGAGAATGACTCTTCTTCAGTAGCTTCACCAGACAGCGCGTCGGCTGCGGTCGGCTAG
- the prickle2b gene encoding prickle-like protein 2b isoform X3, translating to MPVEMEKTVTKLMYDFQRNSTSDDDSGCALEEYAWVPPGLKPEQVHHYYSSLPEDKVPYVNSPGEKYRIKQLLHQLPPHDNEVRYCNSLDDEEKRELKLFSNQRKRENLGRGTVRPFPVTMMGAICEQCGGQINGGDIAVFASRAGHGVCWHPACFVCSTCKELQVDLIYFYQDGKIYCGRHHAERLKPRCTACDEIIFADECTEAEGRHWHMKHFCCFECETVLGGQRYIMKEGRPYCCSCFESLYAEYCDSCGEHIGIDQGQMTYDGQHWHATEGCFCCARCKRSLLGRPFLPKQGQIFCSRSCSLGEEPNGSDSSDSAFQSARSTRESRRSTKTSKSGGGAPPERHSGEVDPLSLQMDLLSLSSQTPSLSREPPSWQKQEQVCDGYGYEPQPDLTADPTPLQILSQCNVRSSYSTTSPGQSNQQHDHRINENGGLKRPPIAAMKGQSFNESWLQPAAPEEYYPPKLRTQKSFAEVQHSGFSSDKRSISLHGFQRDRDGGAQTTGQVARSRNPINALSFTDQLTPLEQTPRGSMESLALSNATGNSADGGGKNQDRLSRFSMPDLSKDSGMNGSEKSNMDTLNSSTHFRSSESIHSLNASQPYLEMNPPRASQYQMQYCDPSGMRISAAMTHLPPAFAYQEEDRMVSSANAARLPPISECRVSGVSVRGASVRSDAAEDTPQKRRHHHHRQRRSRRSRSENALNLVEDRRGRPQDRPQLSVREDYDRFSPPRSTASQFGAVGRGRYQPQLFRQCPRTTSDLCLQNPAANRRTGLSQYSWDEYYDDWCSTCSSSSESEDEGYFLGEPIPRPIQLRYINNQEMVHKYNNAGIGGPNRSGQLHTRKRRKSKNCIIS from the exons ATGCCGGTGGAAATGGAGAAGACCGTCACCAAGCTGATGTACGACTTCCAGAGGAACTCGACCTCGGACGACGACTCGGGCTGTGCCCTCGAGGAGTACGCCTGGGTGCCGCCGGGACTCAAACCGGAGCAG GTTCATCACTATTACAGCTCCCTGCCCGAGGACAAGGTGCCCTACGTCAACAGCCCAGGAGAGAAGTACCGCATCAAACAGCTGCTCCACCAGCTCCCGCCTCACGACAATGAG GTTCGCTACTGCAACAGCCTGGATGACGAGGAGAAGCGAGAGCTCAAGCTCTTCAGCAACCAACGGAAACGGGAGAACCTGGGCCGCGGCACCGTGCGTCCGTTCCCCGTCACGATGATGGGGGCCATCTGCGAGCAG tgtggaggCCAGATAAACGGCGGCGACATCGCCGTGTTCGCATCTCGAGCCGGCCACGGTGTGTGTTGGCACCCCGCCTGCTTCGTGTGCAGCACGTGCAAGGAGCTCCAGGTGGACCTCATCTACTTCTACCAGGACGGGAAGATCTACTGCGGCCGTCACCACGCCGAGAGACTGAAGCCGCGCTGCACGGCCTGCGACGAG ATCATCTTTGCGGATGAGTGCACCGAGGCGGAAGGCCGCCACTGGCACATGAAGCACTTCTGCTGCTTCGAGTGCGAGACGGTGCTGGGCGGCCAGCGGTACATCATGAAGGAGGGACGGCCCTACTGCTGCTCCTGCTTCGAGTCTCTCTACGCCGAGTACTGCGACTCGTGTGGGGAGCACATCG GAATTGATCAAGGTCAGATGACGTATGACGGGCAGCACTGGCACGCCACCGAGGGCTGTTTCTGCTGCGCCCGCTGCAAACGCTCCCTGCTCGGTCGGCCCTTCCTGCCCAAGCAGGGGCAGATCTTCTGCTCGCGCTCCTGCAGTTTGGGGGAAGAACCCAACGGCTCGGATTCCTCTGATTCAGCCTTCCAAAGCGCTCGCTCCACCAGGGAGTCCAGGCGCAGCACCAAGACGTCAAAGAGCGGCGGGGGCGCCCCACCAGAGAGGCACTCTGGCGAGGTGGACCCTCTGTCTTTACAAATGGACCTGCTCAGTCTCTCCAGCCAGACGCCCAGTTTGAGTCGCGAGCCGCCTTCCTGGCAGAAGCAGGAGCAAGTCTGCGACGGCTACGGCTACGAGCCGCAACCCGACTTGACGGCCGACCCCACCCCTCTCCAGATCCTCAGCCAGTGCAACGTGAGGAGTTCCTATAGCACCACCTCCCCCGGACAGAGTAACCAGCAGCACGATCACAGGATCAATGAGAACGGGGGTCTGAAGCGGCCCCCCATCGCCGCCATGAAGGGCCAGTCTTTCAACGAGAGCTGGCTCCAGCCGGCAGCTCCGGAGGAGTACTACCCACCCAAACTGAGGACCCAGAAGAGCTTCGCCGAAGTGCAACACAGCGGATTTTCCTCGGACAAGCGTTCGATCAGTTTGCACGGGTTTCAGAGGGACAGAGACGGGGGGGCTCAGACAACTGGTCAGGTGGCGAGGAGCAGGAATCCCATTAATGCACTTAGCTTCACAGACCAGCTGACCCCACTGGAGCAGACCCCGAGAGGCTCCATGGAGTCCCTGGCTTTGTCCAATGCTACAG GTAACTCGGCTGATGGCGGGGGGAAGAATCAGGATCGCCTCTCCCGTTTCTCCATGCCCGACCTGAGCAAAGACTCGGGCATGAATGGGTCAGAGAAAAGCAACATGGACACCCTGAACTCGTCCACGCACTTCCGTAGCTCCGAGTCTATTCACAGCCTCAACGCCAGCCAGCCCTACCTGGAAATGAACCCACCCAGGGCTTCCCAGTACCAGATGCAGTATTGCGACCCCTCAGGAATGAGAATTAGTGCTGCCATGACTCATTTACCACCTGCCTTCGCCTACCAGGAGGAGGACAGGATGGTCAGCAGCGCCAATGCCGCACGCCTGCCGCCCATCAGCGAATGCAGAGTGAGCGGCGTCAGCGTCCGGGGGGCAAGCGTCCGGTCAGACGCCGCAGAAGACACCCCTCAGAAGCGTCGGCATCACCATCACCGCCAGAGAAGATCCCGCCGCTCTCGGTCTGAAAACGCTCTAAACTTGGTGGAGGATCGCAGGGGAAGACCCCAAGACAGACCCCAGCTGAGCGTGCGAGAAGATTACGATCGCTTCTCACCGCCCAGGAGCACCGCGAGCCAGTTTGGCGCCGTAGGACGGGGACGATACCAACCCCAACTCTTCAGGCAGTGTCCCCGGACCACTTCAGACCTTTGTCTGCAGAATCCCGCAGCCAACAGGCGCACCGGATTGAGCCAGTACTCCTGGGACGAGTATTACGACGACTGGTGCTCCACTTGCTCTTCGTCCTCTGAATCCGAGGATGAGGGCTACTTCCTGGGCGAGCCCATCCCCAGGCCCATTCAGCTGCGCTACATCAACAACCAGGAGATGGTTCACAAGTACAACAACGCAGGAATCGGAGGACCCAACCGCAGCGGGCAGCTGCACACGCGCAAACGcaggaaaagcaaaaactgcATTATTTCTTAA
- the LOC122834345 gene encoding protein transport protein Sec61 subunit alpha-like 1, translated as MGIKFLEVIKPFCAVLPEIQKPERKIQFREKVLWTAITLFIFLVCCQIPLFGIMSSDSADPFYWMRVILASNRGTLMELGISPIVTSGLIMQLLAGAKIIEVGDTPKDRALFNGAQKLFGMIITIGQAIVYVMTGMYGDPSEMGAGICLLIIIQLFVAGLIVLLLDELLQKGYGLGSGISLFIATNICETIVWKAFSPTTVNTGRGTEFEGAIIALFHLLATRTDKVRALREAFYRQNLPNLMNLIATVFVFAVVIYFQGFRVDLPIKSARYRGQYNTYPIKLFYTSNIPIILQSALVSNLYVISQMLSTRFSGNFLVNLLGTWSDTSSGGPARAYPVGGLCYYLSPPESFGSVLDDPVHAVIYIVFMLGSCAFFSKTWIEVSGSSAKDVAKQLKEQQMVMRGHRETSMVHELNRYIPTAAAFGGLCIGGLSVMADFLGAIGSGTGILLAVTIIYQYFEIFVKEQSEVGSMGALLF; from the exons ATGGGGA TAAAATTTTTGGAAGTTATCAAGCCTTTCTGCGCAGTCCTGCCAGAGATTCAGAAACCAGAAAGGAAG atTCAGTTCAGGGAAAAGGTACTATGGACCGCCATCACGTTATTCATCTTTCTGGTGTGCTGTCAG ATCCCTCTGTTTGGCATCATGTCGTCAGATTCAGCAGATCCTTTCTACTGGATGAGAGTAATCCTGGCCTCCAACAGAG GTACACTCATGGAGCTCGGCATCTCACCGATCGTCACCTCAGGCCTCATCATGCAGCTGCTGGCTGGCGCCAAGATCATTGAAGTTGGCGACACCCCCAAAGACAGAGCTCTCTTCaatggagctcagaaat tgtTTGGAATGATCATCACCATTGGACAGGCCATTGTTTATGTCATGACGGGCATGTACGGAGATCCTTCAGAGATGGGTGCTGGCATCTGCCTGCTGATCATCATTCAG CTCTTTGTTGCTGGTCTGATAGTGTTGCTCCTGGATGAGCTTCTCCAGAAGGGCTACGGTCTGGGATCTGGTATTTCTCTCTTCATTGCGACCAATATCTGTGAAACCATCGTCTGGAAGGCCTTCAGCCCCACCACTGTCAACACTGGCAGAG GTACTGAGTTTGAGGGAGCCATTATCGCTCTCTTCCACCTGCTGGCCACACGCACAGACAAAGTGCGCGCCCTCAGAGAAGCTTTCTACAGACAAAACCTGCCTAACCTCATGAACCTCATCGCCACCGTCTTCGTGTTCGCCGTGGTTATATACTTCCAG GGCTTCAGAGTGGACCTGCCCATCAAGTCGGCTCGTTACCGTGGGCAATACAACACCTACCCCATCAAGCTTTTCTACACCTCTAACATCCCCATCATCCTGCAGTCTGCCTTAGTGTCCAATCTGTACGTGATCTCCCAGATGCTGTCGACGCGTTTCAGCGGCAACTTCCTGGTCAATCTCTTAGGAACCTGGTCT gacACTTCAAGCGGAGGACCAGCCCGGGCCTACCCAGTGGGCGGCCTCTGCTACTACCTTTCGCCTCCCGAGTCATTTGGTTCTGTCCTGGATGACCCGGTTCACGCCGTCATCTACATTGTCTTCATGCTGGGTTCCTGTGCCTTCTTCTCAAAGACCTGGATCGAGGTGTCGGGATCCTCAGCCAAAGAC GTGGCCAAGCAGCTGAAGGAGCAGCAGATGGTGATGAGGGGACACAGAGAGACCTCCATGGTGCATGAGCTAAACAG GTATATCCCCACAGCCGCTGCATTCGGAGGGCTCTGTATAGGAGGGCTGTCGGTCATGGCAGACTTCCTGGGAGCCATCGGCTCGGGGACAGGAATCCTCCTGGCCGTCACCATCATCTACCAGTACTTTGAGATCTTTGTGAAAGAGCAGAGTGAAGTTGGCAGTATGGGAGCGCTGCTTTTCTAA
- the prickle2b gene encoding prickle-like protein 2b isoform X2 has protein sequence MYLCSTNKKPLQKICVHCKCRREEHAVTAMPVEMEKTVTKLMYDFQRNSTSDDDSGCALEEYAWVPPGLKPEQVHHYYSSLPEDKVPYVNSPGEKYRIKQLLHQLPPHDNEVRYCNSLDDEEKRELKLFSNQRKRENLGRGTVRPFPVTMMGAICEQCGGQINGGDIAVFASRAGHGVCWHPACFVCSTCKELQVDLIYFYQDGKIYCGRHHAERLKPRCTACDEIIFADECTEAEGRHWHMKHFCCFECETVLGGQRYIMKEGRPYCCSCFESLYAEYCDSCGEHIGIDQGQMTYDGQHWHATEGCFCCARCKRSLLGRPFLPKQGQIFCSRSCSLGEEPNGSDSSDSAFQSARSTRESRRSTKTSKSGGGAPPERHSGEVDPLSLQMDLLSLSSQTPSLSREPPSWQKQEQVCDGYGYEPQPDLTADPTPLQILSQCNVRSSYSTTSPGQSNQQHDHRINENGGLKRPPIAAMKGQSFNESWLQPAAPEEYYPPKLRTQKSFAEVQHSGFSSDKRSISLHGFQRDRDGGAQTTGQVARSRNPINALSFTDQLTPLEQTPRGSMESLALSNATGNSADGGGKNQDRLSRFSMPDLSKDSGMNGSEKSNMDTLNSSTHFRSSESIHSLNASQPYLEMNPPRASQYQMQYCDPSGMRISAAMTHLPPAFAYQEEDRMVSSANAARLPPISECRVSGVSVRGASVRSDAAEDTPQKRRHHHHRQRRSRRSRSENALNLVEDRRGRPQDRPQLSVREDYDRFSPPRSTASQFGAVGRGRYQPQLFRQCPRTTSDLCLQNPAANRRTGLSQYSWDEYYDDWCSTCSSSSESEDEGYFLGEPIPRPIQLRYINNQEMVHKYNNAGIGGPNRSGQLHTRKRRKSKNCIIS, from the exons GAAGATCTGTGTGCACTGCAAGTGTCGGCGTGAAGAGCATGCAGTGACAGCCATGCCGGTGGAAATGGAGAAGACCGTCACCAAGCTGATGTACGACTTCCAGAGGAACTCGACCTCGGACGACGACTCGGGCTGTGCCCTCGAGGAGTACGCCTGGGTGCCGCCGGGACTCAAACCGGAGCAG GTTCATCACTATTACAGCTCCCTGCCCGAGGACAAGGTGCCCTACGTCAACAGCCCAGGAGAGAAGTACCGCATCAAACAGCTGCTCCACCAGCTCCCGCCTCACGACAATGAG GTTCGCTACTGCAACAGCCTGGATGACGAGGAGAAGCGAGAGCTCAAGCTCTTCAGCAACCAACGGAAACGGGAGAACCTGGGCCGCGGCACCGTGCGTCCGTTCCCCGTCACGATGATGGGGGCCATCTGCGAGCAG tgtggaggCCAGATAAACGGCGGCGACATCGCCGTGTTCGCATCTCGAGCCGGCCACGGTGTGTGTTGGCACCCCGCCTGCTTCGTGTGCAGCACGTGCAAGGAGCTCCAGGTGGACCTCATCTACTTCTACCAGGACGGGAAGATCTACTGCGGCCGTCACCACGCCGAGAGACTGAAGCCGCGCTGCACGGCCTGCGACGAG ATCATCTTTGCGGATGAGTGCACCGAGGCGGAAGGCCGCCACTGGCACATGAAGCACTTCTGCTGCTTCGAGTGCGAGACGGTGCTGGGCGGCCAGCGGTACATCATGAAGGAGGGACGGCCCTACTGCTGCTCCTGCTTCGAGTCTCTCTACGCCGAGTACTGCGACTCGTGTGGGGAGCACATCG GAATTGATCAAGGTCAGATGACGTATGACGGGCAGCACTGGCACGCCACCGAGGGCTGTTTCTGCTGCGCCCGCTGCAAACGCTCCCTGCTCGGTCGGCCCTTCCTGCCCAAGCAGGGGCAGATCTTCTGCTCGCGCTCCTGCAGTTTGGGGGAAGAACCCAACGGCTCGGATTCCTCTGATTCAGCCTTCCAAAGCGCTCGCTCCACCAGGGAGTCCAGGCGCAGCACCAAGACGTCAAAGAGCGGCGGGGGCGCCCCACCAGAGAGGCACTCTGGCGAGGTGGACCCTCTGTCTTTACAAATGGACCTGCTCAGTCTCTCCAGCCAGACGCCCAGTTTGAGTCGCGAGCCGCCTTCCTGGCAGAAGCAGGAGCAAGTCTGCGACGGCTACGGCTACGAGCCGCAACCCGACTTGACGGCCGACCCCACCCCTCTCCAGATCCTCAGCCAGTGCAACGTGAGGAGTTCCTATAGCACCACCTCCCCCGGACAGAGTAACCAGCAGCACGATCACAGGATCAATGAGAACGGGGGTCTGAAGCGGCCCCCCATCGCCGCCATGAAGGGCCAGTCTTTCAACGAGAGCTGGCTCCAGCCGGCAGCTCCGGAGGAGTACTACCCACCCAAACTGAGGACCCAGAAGAGCTTCGCCGAAGTGCAACACAGCGGATTTTCCTCGGACAAGCGTTCGATCAGTTTGCACGGGTTTCAGAGGGACAGAGACGGGGGGGCTCAGACAACTGGTCAGGTGGCGAGGAGCAGGAATCCCATTAATGCACTTAGCTTCACAGACCAGCTGACCCCACTGGAGCAGACCCCGAGAGGCTCCATGGAGTCCCTGGCTTTGTCCAATGCTACAG GTAACTCGGCTGATGGCGGGGGGAAGAATCAGGATCGCCTCTCCCGTTTCTCCATGCCCGACCTGAGCAAAGACTCGGGCATGAATGGGTCAGAGAAAAGCAACATGGACACCCTGAACTCGTCCACGCACTTCCGTAGCTCCGAGTCTATTCACAGCCTCAACGCCAGCCAGCCCTACCTGGAAATGAACCCACCCAGGGCTTCCCAGTACCAGATGCAGTATTGCGACCCCTCAGGAATGAGAATTAGTGCTGCCATGACTCATTTACCACCTGCCTTCGCCTACCAGGAGGAGGACAGGATGGTCAGCAGCGCCAATGCCGCACGCCTGCCGCCCATCAGCGAATGCAGAGTGAGCGGCGTCAGCGTCCGGGGGGCAAGCGTCCGGTCAGACGCCGCAGAAGACACCCCTCAGAAGCGTCGGCATCACCATCACCGCCAGAGAAGATCCCGCCGCTCTCGGTCTGAAAACGCTCTAAACTTGGTGGAGGATCGCAGGGGAAGACCCCAAGACAGACCCCAGCTGAGCGTGCGAGAAGATTACGATCGCTTCTCACCGCCCAGGAGCACCGCGAGCCAGTTTGGCGCCGTAGGACGGGGACGATACCAACCCCAACTCTTCAGGCAGTGTCCCCGGACCACTTCAGACCTTTGTCTGCAGAATCCCGCAGCCAACAGGCGCACCGGATTGAGCCAGTACTCCTGGGACGAGTATTACGACGACTGGTGCTCCACTTGCTCTTCGTCCTCTGAATCCGAGGATGAGGGCTACTTCCTGGGCGAGCCCATCCCCAGGCCCATTCAGCTGCGCTACATCAACAACCAGGAGATGGTTCACAAGTACAACAACGCAGGAATCGGAGGACCCAACCGCAGCGGGCAGCTGCACACGCGCAAACGcaggaaaagcaaaaactgcATTATTTCTTAA
- the prickle2b gene encoding prickle-like protein 2b isoform X1 yields the protein MLSRSSKRRDSRRSLKPVEEQQRGQPCITCGDQCPGFLLHKWRKICVHCKCRREEHAVTAMPVEMEKTVTKLMYDFQRNSTSDDDSGCALEEYAWVPPGLKPEQVHHYYSSLPEDKVPYVNSPGEKYRIKQLLHQLPPHDNEVRYCNSLDDEEKRELKLFSNQRKRENLGRGTVRPFPVTMMGAICEQCGGQINGGDIAVFASRAGHGVCWHPACFVCSTCKELQVDLIYFYQDGKIYCGRHHAERLKPRCTACDEIIFADECTEAEGRHWHMKHFCCFECETVLGGQRYIMKEGRPYCCSCFESLYAEYCDSCGEHIGIDQGQMTYDGQHWHATEGCFCCARCKRSLLGRPFLPKQGQIFCSRSCSLGEEPNGSDSSDSAFQSARSTRESRRSTKTSKSGGGAPPERHSGEVDPLSLQMDLLSLSSQTPSLSREPPSWQKQEQVCDGYGYEPQPDLTADPTPLQILSQCNVRSSYSTTSPGQSNQQHDHRINENGGLKRPPIAAMKGQSFNESWLQPAAPEEYYPPKLRTQKSFAEVQHSGFSSDKRSISLHGFQRDRDGGAQTTGQVARSRNPINALSFTDQLTPLEQTPRGSMESLALSNATGNSADGGGKNQDRLSRFSMPDLSKDSGMNGSEKSNMDTLNSSTHFRSSESIHSLNASQPYLEMNPPRASQYQMQYCDPSGMRISAAMTHLPPAFAYQEEDRMVSSANAARLPPISECRVSGVSVRGASVRSDAAEDTPQKRRHHHHRQRRSRRSRSENALNLVEDRRGRPQDRPQLSVREDYDRFSPPRSTASQFGAVGRGRYQPQLFRQCPRTTSDLCLQNPAANRRTGLSQYSWDEYYDDWCSTCSSSSESEDEGYFLGEPIPRPIQLRYINNQEMVHKYNNAGIGGPNRSGQLHTRKRRKSKNCIIS from the exons GAAGATCTGTGTGCACTGCAAGTGTCGGCGTGAAGAGCATGCAGTGACAGCCATGCCGGTGGAAATGGAGAAGACCGTCACCAAGCTGATGTACGACTTCCAGAGGAACTCGACCTCGGACGACGACTCGGGCTGTGCCCTCGAGGAGTACGCCTGGGTGCCGCCGGGACTCAAACCGGAGCAG GTTCATCACTATTACAGCTCCCTGCCCGAGGACAAGGTGCCCTACGTCAACAGCCCAGGAGAGAAGTACCGCATCAAACAGCTGCTCCACCAGCTCCCGCCTCACGACAATGAG GTTCGCTACTGCAACAGCCTGGATGACGAGGAGAAGCGAGAGCTCAAGCTCTTCAGCAACCAACGGAAACGGGAGAACCTGGGCCGCGGCACCGTGCGTCCGTTCCCCGTCACGATGATGGGGGCCATCTGCGAGCAG tgtggaggCCAGATAAACGGCGGCGACATCGCCGTGTTCGCATCTCGAGCCGGCCACGGTGTGTGTTGGCACCCCGCCTGCTTCGTGTGCAGCACGTGCAAGGAGCTCCAGGTGGACCTCATCTACTTCTACCAGGACGGGAAGATCTACTGCGGCCGTCACCACGCCGAGAGACTGAAGCCGCGCTGCACGGCCTGCGACGAG ATCATCTTTGCGGATGAGTGCACCGAGGCGGAAGGCCGCCACTGGCACATGAAGCACTTCTGCTGCTTCGAGTGCGAGACGGTGCTGGGCGGCCAGCGGTACATCATGAAGGAGGGACGGCCCTACTGCTGCTCCTGCTTCGAGTCTCTCTACGCCGAGTACTGCGACTCGTGTGGGGAGCACATCG GAATTGATCAAGGTCAGATGACGTATGACGGGCAGCACTGGCACGCCACCGAGGGCTGTTTCTGCTGCGCCCGCTGCAAACGCTCCCTGCTCGGTCGGCCCTTCCTGCCCAAGCAGGGGCAGATCTTCTGCTCGCGCTCCTGCAGTTTGGGGGAAGAACCCAACGGCTCGGATTCCTCTGATTCAGCCTTCCAAAGCGCTCGCTCCACCAGGGAGTCCAGGCGCAGCACCAAGACGTCAAAGAGCGGCGGGGGCGCCCCACCAGAGAGGCACTCTGGCGAGGTGGACCCTCTGTCTTTACAAATGGACCTGCTCAGTCTCTCCAGCCAGACGCCCAGTTTGAGTCGCGAGCCGCCTTCCTGGCAGAAGCAGGAGCAAGTCTGCGACGGCTACGGCTACGAGCCGCAACCCGACTTGACGGCCGACCCCACCCCTCTCCAGATCCTCAGCCAGTGCAACGTGAGGAGTTCCTATAGCACCACCTCCCCCGGACAGAGTAACCAGCAGCACGATCACAGGATCAATGAGAACGGGGGTCTGAAGCGGCCCCCCATCGCCGCCATGAAGGGCCAGTCTTTCAACGAGAGCTGGCTCCAGCCGGCAGCTCCGGAGGAGTACTACCCACCCAAACTGAGGACCCAGAAGAGCTTCGCCGAAGTGCAACACAGCGGATTTTCCTCGGACAAGCGTTCGATCAGTTTGCACGGGTTTCAGAGGGACAGAGACGGGGGGGCTCAGACAACTGGTCAGGTGGCGAGGAGCAGGAATCCCATTAATGCACTTAGCTTCACAGACCAGCTGACCCCACTGGAGCAGACCCCGAGAGGCTCCATGGAGTCCCTGGCTTTGTCCAATGCTACAG GTAACTCGGCTGATGGCGGGGGGAAGAATCAGGATCGCCTCTCCCGTTTCTCCATGCCCGACCTGAGCAAAGACTCGGGCATGAATGGGTCAGAGAAAAGCAACATGGACACCCTGAACTCGTCCACGCACTTCCGTAGCTCCGAGTCTATTCACAGCCTCAACGCCAGCCAGCCCTACCTGGAAATGAACCCACCCAGGGCTTCCCAGTACCAGATGCAGTATTGCGACCCCTCAGGAATGAGAATTAGTGCTGCCATGACTCATTTACCACCTGCCTTCGCCTACCAGGAGGAGGACAGGATGGTCAGCAGCGCCAATGCCGCACGCCTGCCGCCCATCAGCGAATGCAGAGTGAGCGGCGTCAGCGTCCGGGGGGCAAGCGTCCGGTCAGACGCCGCAGAAGACACCCCTCAGAAGCGTCGGCATCACCATCACCGCCAGAGAAGATCCCGCCGCTCTCGGTCTGAAAACGCTCTAAACTTGGTGGAGGATCGCAGGGGAAGACCCCAAGACAGACCCCAGCTGAGCGTGCGAGAAGATTACGATCGCTTCTCACCGCCCAGGAGCACCGCGAGCCAGTTTGGCGCCGTAGGACGGGGACGATACCAACCCCAACTCTTCAGGCAGTGTCCCCGGACCACTTCAGACCTTTGTCTGCAGAATCCCGCAGCCAACAGGCGCACCGGATTGAGCCAGTACTCCTGGGACGAGTATTACGACGACTGGTGCTCCACTTGCTCTTCGTCCTCTGAATCCGAGGATGAGGGCTACTTCCTGGGCGAGCCCATCCCCAGGCCCATTCAGCTGCGCTACATCAACAACCAGGAGATGGTTCACAAGTACAACAACGCAGGAATCGGAGGACCCAACCGCAGCGGGCAGCTGCACACGCGCAAACGcaggaaaagcaaaaactgcATTATTTCTTAA